The nucleotide window ATTTGTTGTTTTATTCATATCAAAAGAGTCTTTGATAATCTCTTCAATAAAATAAATGTCTTCATTATCAACTTTTTCAGAAAAAGAGATCTCAAAAGCTTTTTTATTATCATAAAGTTTAAAAATATTCATCGATGCAATATTTAAAAACTCTAATTTACCTAGTAAATATCCAAGATTAAGTGGAGATTTTCTGATAATTCTAATAGTAAGTTGTGCTTCATTTGTTATTTTATAAATATAGCTATCTACATCTTTTGCTTTTATTGCAATATCTAAAATATCTTCAGCTTTTAATCTTAAGAAGATTTGATTTGAAGCTATGTACATTATTTTCTTTTGTAAAATAGTTGGAAGTTCTTTATATCTTGGCAAATTTTTTATTGCATTTTGTTTTACGATTCTTCTTTTACTTTCATTTAAAAATTCTTCATCTTCAAATGCTGGTAATGATTGATAATATAACTGTTTTAATAAAGATGCTGTTGAACTATTGAAAATATTTTTCCCAACAGCTGAAATATCACAATAAGTAATTACGTACAACATTTTTAATGCATCTTTTGTTTTAATCAATCCAGTAAAGTTTAAAATAGTTTTTTCAGAATATATATCTTCATGAGTTGCCATATAAGACATCATATTATGATATCTAACTAATCTTGAACCTAATTTTATAAATTCATCATCAAAATCAAAAGATTTCATCATACTTTTAAATAATTTTTCTCCAACAATATGATGATCTTCTTTTCTTCCTTTTCCAATATCATGTAAGAAAGCAACCAATCTTACTATTATTTTTTGTTCATTTGTAAGTTCATCAAATATAGATTTAATAAAATCATTTTCTATATATTGAGCAAATTTTAGAGTTTTAATAGAATGAATATCAACAGGATGCGCATGATAACCGTCAAATTGTGGTAAATCAATCATCGTTTTTGTACTAGGTAGAACAGCTCTGAATAATCCAGCATTATAAATAAGTTTTATTATAGGATATAAATTTGTTTTACATAAAAGAGCTTTAACAGTTTTTTTTAACTCTTTTGTTTGAACCTTTGGAAGTTTCGCTTTACTTAAATAGTAAATATATGACCTATCAAATTTTTCTACATTTGCTGGTAATTCAATAAGTTCTTTAAGCATATAATTTAAAGATTGAGATTTTGCACTAAATGAACAATAAAGTTCATTGTCAATTATATAAAGATTTTTTTTATATCTTTGAGTTTTTAGTTTTGCTATATTTGATGCTTCAAAAAAAGCAACTCTTGTAAATTTTTTTACCATTGTTGCTGTGAAACTATGAATTATATGTAAACAAGAGATGATTTTTGACATACAAAGTCTATCTTTTGTATATCTTGATGTATTTTTAAATCCGAGTTTAGAACTTAAATCAGGTAATATATCAAAAGTTACTTGGTCTAATTTTTTTCTAGCAATATTATGTAAAGCATTTCTAACTTGAAAAATAAATTCTAAAGCTTGTCTATATTTTTTATATTCATCTTCTGTGAATTGAGTTCCAATTAAATCTTTTGTATTAGTAACTCCATATAAAATATTAGCCATCCAATACATCATATTTGCTTCTCTTATTCCACCATATCCATCTTTGATATTTGGTTCCATCTTTAGTGGATATTTTAGTAATCTTTGTTTATGTTCTTCAAGTTTGTCTAAAATGAACTCTTTTTGATTTGTTTTTCTAATGATTTTTAGAACATTTTCATAACTAAACCATAAAATCTTTGAACCATAAATCATCCTTGATTCTAAAATAGAACTTTTTATTGTTATATCTTCTTTTACTGCTTCTTTTATCTCTTTTAATTCATGAACTCTTGAACCGAGTTTTAATCCGCAATCCCAAGCTAAAGTTATAAATTCTTCCATAATATCTTTAAGATTATAGCCTTTGATATTTTCATATAAAATCATAATATCAATATCAGAGTAAATACATAATTGTTCTCTTCCATAAGAACCAAGGGCAATTAAAGAAATTGGAATTGATGTACTCATTGGTTGATGAGAACCAAAGTTTTTTCTTAAGATATATTTGTATAAAAGGATTAAAAATTTATCTGTATGTTTTGTGTGTTTTATGAAAAAATCTTTTCCACCCGTTGTTTCAACTGTTGTATCAATTGATTCTAAATAGTTTTTATAATATGTCTTAAAAACTTTTGAGATTTGAAAATCTGTAGCATTATTTGAAATTAACTCTTCAATTTGTAAATTAAGCTCTGTCATAATAAATCTTTATAAATTTCCAATTTTTTTCTTAAAGTAATTCTATTTAATCCCAAGTGTTTTGCCACTTGAACTTGTGATTTATATTTTTTTGTTGCAGCTTTAAGTAAAGGAACTTCAAAAATATATGATAAATCTTTATAAGAATTTTCTCCGTATAGATTTTCACTTATATATTTTTCTAAAAACATTAAAATCTCATGCTCACCAATTGTTTCAAAAAGATATGAAAAATAGATAGATTTTCTTAAACTATGAGTATTGTTTGAAATATTAATAATAAGTTTAGATTGTGGAATTAAAGGCATATCTAAAATAGAACTTGCCTCTTGTGAGAATTTATTTACTAAAGCTTTTGTATCTTCTTCTCTTTTTGCTAAAATAGGAATTTCTAAGTTAATCGAAAAAATATCTTTTAATTTTTGATTTAAATTCTCAGTTGGCGATATAGCAATAATTCTAATTGCATTTTCTTCAATCCATTTTAAAAATAAATCAATATTTGTAATTTCATTTATTTTATCTATAATTATTGCATCATTTTGCAAAGTTAAAACATCATCTGCAATATCTTTTTGTAAATTTTTTGCTTCATAAACTTCTGATTGGGGTAAAATATATTTAGCTAAAGATTTTTTTCCTACACCACTTTCTCCTAAGATTAAAGCATTTACTTCTACTGCTTGTAAAAGTTTTGCTGAATTTAAAATCTCTTTGGAAATACTATCTTTTGCTATATATTCTTGCATATTATATTACCTCTTTTAACTCTAAAAATTTGTAGATGATTTACCATTTATAAAATATTATACTGTATAAAAATGAAAAAAAAGTAAAAAAATGTATAAAAAATAAACAATTGTAATGATAATTTAAACAAATTATTATTTAATAAAGAATATGTAATACTCTAAATAATATAATAATAAATAAAAAGGTTCTATTTGAAGAAGAAAAGTAAATATATTTTAATAAATTTTTTTGTATTGATTTTTCTTTGTTTTATTACAGCTTTTGGTGGAATAGAATTTATACTTAAAAAAGAAAAAGAACTCTTAGAAGAAAAATATAATAGTTTAACAATTAATATAAAAGATAAAATTAATTCTTTAATTCTTTCAAAAAAGAATGCAACTTTAGCTATAACTCTTACTTTATCTGAAAATGAAAATATTAAAAAAATTATTCTAAATAAAAAAGAAACTAATTTTTATGATTTAAATAATTTAAGTAAAAAATTAAAAGATTATACAGATTTTAAAAATGTTTGGTTTCAAATTATCAATAAAGATGGAATTTCTGTTTATAGAAGTTGGACAGAAAATAAGAATGATGAAATAAAATTATATAGATTAGATTTGCAAAAAATATTGGAAGAACCAAAAATAAAAAATACAATAAGTGTTGGAATTTATGATATGACATTTAAATCAATTGTTCCTATTTATAAAAATAACGATTTTATTGGAACATTAGAAGGAATAACACATTTTAATTCTATAACAAAAGATTTAAAGGATATTGATAAAGTAGAACCAATAATTTTAGTTGATAAACTTTTTACAGAACAATTAAAACAAAATAGTTTTAGTAAAATATTTTTTAAAGATTATTATATTCCAAATGTTGATGTTTCAAAAGAATTACTAACTTATTTGGAAAATGAAGATATAAAAAAATTTTTGGAAATAAATAATTATGTAATAAAAGATGGAAAAATAATTACAACTTTCAAAATTTATCAAGACGATATAAAATTAGCAGATATTTTAATATTTAAAGATTTGAATTTAATTGATATATCAGAAATAACAAAATTTAAACAACATGCTTTTTTATATTTGATTTTATTTTTGATTCTTCTATGTTTGACAGTTTTGATTATAAGTTATTATATTTATTCTAAAAGGCTAAAAGAGTTAAATGAATATTTACAACAAACAGTTAACAATGAAATAATAAAAAATGATGAAAAAAACAAACTTTTATTTCAACAAAATAAAATGGCAGCAATGGGTGAAATGATAGAAAATATTGCCCATCAATGGAGACAACCTCTTTCTATTATAACAACTTCTGCTTCTTCAATAAAGCTAAAAAAAGAGTATGGAATTTTAGAAGAAAAAGAGTGTGAAGAATCTCTTAATTATATAATTGATACAGCAAATTATTTATCAAATACAATAGATGATTTCAGATATTATTTTTCACCTGAAAGAAGTGAGAATTTATTTAAAAGTAAAGATTTGATAGATAAAGCACTAAATATTGTAAAAATTTCATTTAATACTAATGAAATAAAGATTATAAAAGAGATAGAAGATTGTGAAGTTTTAACTTTTGAAAATGAGTTATTACAAGTGATAATAAATATATTAAACAATGCAGAAGATGAATTAATAAAAAAAGATAAGAATTTTGAAAAATATATATTTATAAAATTATTTAAAGAAAAGAATAATTTGAAAATTTCTATAAAAGATAATGCAAATGGAATAAATGAAGAGATAATAGATAGAATTTTTGAACCATATTTTACAACAAAACATAAAAGTAAAGGTACTGGAATAGGACTTTATATGTGTGAAGAAATAATCAAAAAGC belongs to Arcobacter defluvii and includes:
- a CDS encoding HD domain-containing protein: MTELNLQIEELISNNATDFQISKVFKTYYKNYLESIDTTVETTGGKDFFIKHTKHTDKFLILLYKYILRKNFGSHQPMSTSIPISLIALGSYGREQLCIYSDIDIMILYENIKGYNLKDIMEEFITLAWDCGLKLGSRVHELKEIKEAVKEDITIKSSILESRMIYGSKILWFSYENVLKIIRKTNQKEFILDKLEEHKQRLLKYPLKMEPNIKDGYGGIREANMMYWMANILYGVTNTKDLIGTQFTEDEYKKYRQALEFIFQVRNALHNIARKKLDQVTFDILPDLSSKLGFKNTSRYTKDRLCMSKIISCLHIIHSFTATMVKKFTRVAFFEASNIAKLKTQRYKKNLYIIDNELYCSFSAKSQSLNYMLKELIELPANVEKFDRSYIYYLSKAKLPKVQTKELKKTVKALLCKTNLYPIIKLIYNAGLFRAVLPSTKTMIDLPQFDGYHAHPVDIHSIKTLKFAQYIENDFIKSIFDELTNEQKIIVRLVAFLHDIGKGRKEDHHIVGEKLFKSMMKSFDFDDEFIKLGSRLVRYHNMMSYMATHEDIYSEKTILNFTGLIKTKDALKMLYVITYCDISAVGKNIFNSSTASLLKQLYYQSLPAFEDEEFLNESKRRIVKQNAIKNLPRYKELPTILQKKIMYIASNQIFLRLKAEDILDIAIKAKDVDSYIYKITNEAQLTIRIIRKSPLNLGYLLGKLEFLNIASMNIFKLYDNKKAFEISFSEKVDNEDIYFIEEIIKDSFDMNKTTNLITPIIKKENVKIDCNHTIYLASMHIVAKDQKGLFAYIAKIFDDFNVEIESAKLHTLKGYAKDLILIEKNGNFCSNQDEIIDLICKGDKTE
- a CDS encoding sigma 54-interacting transcriptional regulator; the encoded protein is MQEYIAKDSISKEILNSAKLLQAVEVNALILGESGVGKKSLAKYILPQSEVYEAKNLQKDIADDVLTLQNDAIIIDKINEITNIDLFLKWIEENAIRIIAISPTENLNQKLKDIFSINLEIPILAKREEDTKALVNKFSQEASSILDMPLIPQSKLIINISNNTHSLRKSIYFSYLFETIGEHEILMFLEKYISENLYGENSYKDLSYIFEVPLLKAATKKYKSQVQVAKHLGLNRITLRKKLEIYKDLL
- a CDS encoding sensor histidine kinase; its protein translation is MKKKSKYILINFFVLIFLCFITAFGGIEFILKKEKELLEEKYNSLTINIKDKINSLILSKKNATLAITLTLSENENIKKIILNKKETNFYDLNNLSKKLKDYTDFKNVWFQIINKDGISVYRSWTENKNDEIKLYRLDLQKILEEPKIKNTISVGIYDMTFKSIVPIYKNNDFIGTLEGITHFNSITKDLKDIDKVEPIILVDKLFTEQLKQNSFSKIFFKDYYIPNVDVSKELLTYLENEDIKKFLEINNYVIKDGKIITTFKIYQDDIKLADILIFKDLNLIDISEITKFKQHAFLYLILFLILLCLTVLIISYYIYSKRLKELNEYLQQTVNNEIIKNDEKNKLLFQQNKMAAMGEMIENIAHQWRQPLSIITTSASSIKLKKEYGILEEKECEESLNYIIDTANYLSNTIDDFRYYFSPERSENLFKSKDLIDKALNIVKISFNTNEIKIIKEIEDCEVLTFENELLQVIINILNNAEDELIKKDKNFEKYIFIKLFKEKNNLKISIKDNANGINEEIIDRIFEPYFTTKHKSKGTGIGLYMCEEIIKKHMKGTISVSNERYIYNNKEYIGAMFEINIPLS